One window from the genome of Nicotiana sylvestris chromosome 9, ASM39365v2, whole genome shotgun sequence encodes:
- the LOC138877835 gene encoding uncharacterized protein translates to MLETRGYFSVKSAWDYTRRRDEPRTAYRMIWVKGLPFKIAFFMWKVWKAKLPLDDFLKKVGYCMPSKCWCCVWPDEESLQHLFFRSETAKTTWKYFISRAGIAVEGLTLHQSITKCWTANVCLRLKPVMQALLSCVVWELWKRRNSMKYGDAVTTSRVIYQVSSNLQALVKVRKPGMDMVPHKWNDLLAMMENFTPKLKVTKVT, encoded by the coding sequence ATGTTGGAAACAAGAGGATATTTCAGTGTTAAGTCAGCATGGGATTATACGAGAAGAAGAGACGAACCAAGAACAGCTTATAGGATGATTTGGGTAAAGGGATtgccttttaaaatagcatttttCATGTGGAAAGTGTGGAAAGCAAAGTTACCTTTAGATGATTTCTTGAAAAAGGTAGGCTACTGCATGCCATCAAAATGTTGGTGTTGTGTATGGCCTGATGAGGAATCTCTTCAGCACTTATTTTTTAGATCAGAAACTGCAAAGACAACTTGGAAGTATTTTATATCGAGGGCAGGTATAGCTGTGGAGGGACTTACATTGCACCAATCAATCACAAAATGTTGGACTGCAAATGTGTGTTTAAGGCTCAAACCAGTAATGCAAGCACTCCTCTCATGTGTAGTATGGGAACTctggaaaagaagaaatagtatGAAGTATGGTGATGCTGTGACAACTAGCAGGGTGATTTATCAAGTTTCATCAAATCTCCAGGCATTGGTGAAAGTGAGAAAGCCTGGGATGGACATGGTGCCTCACAAATGGAATGATCTTCTAGCTATGATGGAAAATTTCACTCCAAAACTTAAGGTTACCAAAGTCACGTGA
- the LOC138877834 gene encoding uncharacterized protein, with protein sequence MVQQLTLRLFHTESHVELVLTLIYAKCDAIERIELWDSLYAMARDMDSPWLVGGDFNVIWDEEEKFDGLPVSLNEIDDFLQCVNTCNLFDLGFKGSIFTWWNGRAEEDCIFKRLDRCLANIQFQQTFSGIEVQHLSKTGSDHSPMYLKCDIETPPIKKPFKFLNFWVEHATFKDVVRDNWTADFSANPFIIFNHKLKKLKKTLSLWSKATFGNIFQKIASMEEIVMVHEAEFEANPTGMNREILKKVQADLIKCLALEEKYWRQRLQHNRIQNSGGTWIEEEKEIAEEAIKFYEEQFTEAATPSLFDIVEHVPNLINNEQNVELIKQPTKEEVKVVVFGLNGDRAGGPDGMTGKLYHSCWDIIGDDLYDMVRAFFNGHELPKCEEQPGFVKGRNIVEKILLTQEIVIDIRLRTMAGPNVMLKLDMAKAYDRLSWLFLTKVMRKMGFTERLIGIAFGLVSNNWYSILINGQAHDETSLMLIMQVLNAYEAASGKLINKTKSAMYLHHLTHMEVVIKVERITGIHRNEFPIIYLGCPIFYAWRKLEYYQPLITKDFGIDETVQNVHEVTLDGEWDVDRLFEMLPEDLAVHILEKIKPLFPKQVLDVPC encoded by the exons ATGGTGCAACAATTAACACTACGATTGTTTCATACTGAATCGCATGTGGAGTTAGTTTTAACATTGATATATGCTAAATGTGATGCAATTGAGAGGATAGAATTATGGGATTCATTATATGCAATGGCAAGGGATATGGATTCACCATGGCTAGTAGGGGGAGATTTCAATGTAATATGGGACGAAGAAGAGAAGTTTGATGGGTTACCTGTGTCATtgaatgaaattgatgattttctaCAATGCGTCAACACTTGCAATCTCTTCGACCTTGGATTTAAAGGTAGCATATTCACATGGTGGAATGGGAGAGCAGAGGAAGACTGTATATTCAAAAGGCTAGACAGATGCTTGGCCAATATTCAATTCCAACAAACATTTTCGGGAATAGAGGTGCAACATTTGTCAAAGACTGGTTCCGATCATAGTCCAATGTATCTGAAGTGTGATATTGAGACTCCACCAATAAAAAAGCCTTTTAAGTTCTTGAATTTTTGGGTGGAACATGCAACTTTTAAAGATGTGGTGAGAGATAACTGGACAGCCGATTTCAGTGCaaatccttttattatttttaatcacaagttaaaaaaattaaagaagaccctttcattgtggagtaaggctacatttggaaatattttccaaaagataGCAAGCATGGAGGAGATAGTGATGGTTCATGAAGCAGAATTTGAAGCAAATCCTACAGGGATGAATAGGGAAATACTAAAAAAGGTTCAGGCAGACTTGATCAAATGTCTTGCACTAGAGGAGAAATATTG GAGGCAGAGACTTCAGCATAACAGAATTCAAAATAGTGGAGGAACATggattgaagaagaaaaagaaattgcAGAAGAGGCTATCAAATTTTACGAGGAACAGTTCACAGAAGCAGCTACTCCTTCTTTATTTGATATCGTAGAGCATGTTCCTAATCTGATTAACAATGAACAGAATGTAGAATTGATTAAGCAGCCAACAAAAGAGGAGGTTAAAGTGGTAGTATTTGGACTTAATGGTGATCGTGCTGGAGGGCCAGATGGTATGACAGGCAAGCTATATCATTCTTGTTGGGACATAATAGGGGATGACCTGTACGACATGGTGAGGGCTTTTTTCAATGGTCATGAGCTACCAAAGTGT GAGGAACAACCAGGTTTTGTTAAGGGCAGGAATATAGTAGAAAAAATCCTTCTAACTCAGGAGATAGTCATTGACATTAGGCTTAGAACAATGGCTGGACCTAATGTCATGCTGAAGCTAGATATGGCCAAAGCTTATGATAGATTATCTTGGCTATTCCTAACAAAGGTAATGAGAAAGATGGGATTCACAGAAAGGTTGATAGGGATTGCCTTTGGATTAGTTTCAAACAATTGGTATTCTATTCTAATCAATGGTCAAGCTCATG ATGAAACAtctctgatgctgattatgcaagtGTTGAATGCTTATGAAGCTGCATCTGGGAAGCTTATTAACAAGACCAAATCAGCTATGTACCTGCATCATTTAACACACATGGAAGTGGTCATCAAGGTGGAAAGGATCACAGGCATTCATAGGAATGAATTTCCTATCATATACCTAGGTTGTCCTATTTTTTATGCATGGAGAAAACTGGAATACTATCAGCCCCTAATTACTAAG GACTTTGGCATTGATGAAACAGTACAAAATGTACATGAGGTTACCTTAGATGGTGAGTGGGATGTGGACAGGCTATTTGAAATGCTTCCTGAAGACTTAGCAGTACACATTCTGGAGAAAATCAAACCACTTTTCCCTAAGCAGGTTCTTGATGTACCTTGTTAG
- the LOC104223610 gene encoding uncharacterized protein has product MFLSSGKVVGNVNVTTKEQWKEVKDNRVRSVVNQNTSLNNNGMEIAPNKQLKNNKNKEGTSNVDRQAEAQSNSGKELVAVDNEDNDHVQVANKFAILQGMEEEEEHVNQLAMVAANATTNSPAVHNQASTKQKPKHMVNNEGKLDPTAQSFHLNSSSICSTNGLVNGKEALKAKNYTAQWVERSFKDKIGDGIVKINTSCKEIPSQDTVVNKELNKTPNTKAEGLKSSTFKERVQGCGGRLWDAQREYDSEENEVPLGAQADEEPNEKDKEEDEQSLNEKSVNGELHANDNNTSGNLLIMGDSEIGDHNNNYQITEVTEIRNYEGRGPEVNDPGRIEDDKLQKEHNTTDKEKQPNQKTEIAHVTGTLEKKQLQLLKRVEEKALVLKRMQVELYQGRKTIKKKKNLADQDTSWVTNQLLNTL; this is encoded by the coding sequence ATGTTTTTATCTAGTGGAAAGGTCGTGGGTAATGTGAATGTTACAACAAAAGAGCAATGGAAGGAAGTGAAGGACAACAGAGTTAGAAGtgtagtaaatcaaaatactagcCTCAATAATAATGGAATGGAGATAGCACCAAATAAGCAGCTTAAAAACAACAAGAACAAGGAGGGTACAAGCAATGTAGATAGACAAGCAGAAGCACAAAGCAACAGTGGTAAGGAATTGGTGGCAGTAGACAATGAAGATAATGATCATGTTCAAGTAGCTAACAAGTTTGCAATATTACAAGGGATGGAGGAAGAGGAAGAACATGTTAATCAATTGGCAATGGTGGCAGCTAATGCAACAACTAACAGTCCAGCAGTTCATAACCAAGCATCTACAaagcaaaaaccaaaacatatggTCAATAATGAGGGAAAGCTAGATCCAACAGCACAATCCTTTCATCTTAACTCATCGAGTATTTGTTCGACTAATGGTCTAGTCAATGGAAAGGAAGCATTAAAAGCAAAAAACTATACTGCACAATGGGTAGAAAGAAGTTTCAAGGATAAAATAGGAGATGGAATAGTGAAGATCAATACATCATGCAAGGAAATACCATCACAAGATACAGTTGTGAACAAGGAACTTAATAAAACTCCAAATACTAAAGCAGAAGGATTAAAATCGtctacatttaaagaaagagtgCAAGGCTGTGGAGGCAGGCTATGGGATGCACAAAGGGAATACGATTCAGAGGAAAACGAAGTACCACTAGGAGCACAAGCTGATGAGGAACCAAATGAGAAggacaaagaagaagatgagcaaagTTTAAATGAGAAAAGTGTAAATGGAGAACTCCATGCAAATGACAACAATACGTCTGGTAATCTTTTAATAATGGGAGATTCAGAAATTGGTGATCACAACAATAATTACCAGATAACAGAAGTCACAGAAATTAGAAATTATGAAGGAAGAGGCCCAGAGGTAAATGATCCGGGACGAATAGAAGACGATAAACTTCAGAAAGAACACAACACAACAGATAAGGAGAAACAGCCAAACCAAAAAACAGAAATAGCACATGTTACTGGTACATTGGAGAAAAAGCAGTTGCAGCTTTTAAAACGAGTAGAAGAGAAGGCATTGGTCCTTAAAAGAATGCAGGTGGAGCTATATCAGGGAAGGAAgacaataaagaagaagaagaacctgGCAGATCAGGATACGTCATGGGTCACGAATCAACTACTCAACACCTTATGA